The genomic DNA GACCCGGTTCTTCGTCAGTCTCTGGATCGAATGAATGGCATCCGAGAGAGAATAGGACCGAGCATTGTGCTGATTGTCGTGATGTGATTCATCCAGATCAGCGGCGGAGACTTACCCGTTGATAACGCTGCGAGCTCATGATGAGCTGAGCGAggcagagaaggaaagagatgAGAGAGCGTGTAGTGTAGATCAAGCTAGTGCGTAAAGGAGACGTAGAAGGCCCTAAGCGAGGTTCAGGAGATGGATAAAAAACGAGGGAATGAGCAACTGGCGGCGAGGGCGATGATGAATGGCTCAGGATGGCGATGCAGAAGGGAGATGGGAGGCTATGATGCCTTGCGGCCTTACTATTTTATGCCTAAGGCATTAATACTTCATCGCCGCATATCCAATCCTCTTGTCTAAATTATCATCAAACATAATTCAGTCGCTACTCCTCTTTTACGCGCTACTCAATCGATTAATCAATTGACAAAACAACCATAATCATGGCAAAGCCACCAGTAAGTTTAAGCCATGGCCGCTACAGAAACAACACTAACAACCGCCAGGTCCGTCCACAAACCCTCCAAACCCGCATCTCCCACCTTCTCTCCCACTGGCCCTCCGACCCTGTCCGTCCAGCCTCAGTCTCAGTCCAAACATACCTCCAGACCCGTCTCTCACAAATCTCTCCCCAAGATGCAGCAGCAtcgcagcaacaacaacacctaCCCCAGAACCATCAACCGCAAGAAATGTCCGAGGCGTCATTGAACGCATTGGCGTCGTTGTTGGAAGATAGATATACGAGACGGTATCCATTGTCGCCAAAGTTGCGCAGGCCCGCTAGTAACCCAGATCATTATGATAATGTGGTTAAAGAGTTTGAGGAGGCACCGTCGAGAGATTGGTTTGGGAGACTGGGGAAGAGGTTGAAGGGGTTGCTTAGGTTTTCTTAGGTGGTTTATGGTATGTTTGTTTTTTACGGGTTATGGTATTAAAAAAAGAAGTCGTTCTGTTATTATGTACCTCTGTATAATACTCTATTGACTAGATGTATGATTAGGAATGGGAAAAGCACTGCTCTACCGAAGACTGCATGGCACTCTTGGTTTGGCAATAAAACTGCATTGCCAGGTATATACATTTTTGTAACAAAATACATAGTAAACAGTCAAGATATACAGTCGAATGcgatcaatcaatcaacaaATCATACACGCTCAATAGTCCTTTTTAAAACATGCAAACAACCATGGATATCATCTCgtcagagaaaaagaaacgtcTTACAGCATAGGCTTCAAGTCATCAGCAACCTTGAACGGAGCCTCTGTCTTGGCCTTGACCTCGTCAACAGTAACACCGTCAGCAAGCTCAATCAGAGTCAAACCGTTGGTGAAGTCGACGTCAAAGACGCAAAGGTCGGTAATGATACGGCTGACGCAGGTCTTGCCGGTCAAGGGGAATTCGCAGTTCTTGACGATCTTGGGGTTGCCCTTCTTGTCGGTGTGCTCCATGGTCACGACAACCTTGGTGGCGGAGGGGTTGGAGACGAGATCCATGGCACCGCCAAAGCCCTTGATCTTGCCGGGGAGCATCCCTGATATAGTTAGCTTCGTTATACTTGTAAACTGAATGGAGAAGGTAGGCTTACAGTTGGCAAGGTCACCCTTGGCGCTGACTTGCATAGCACCCAGGATAGTCAAGTTGACACGGCCAGACCGGATCATGCCGAAGGACTCGTCACTGCCGAAGACAGCAGCACCGGGCAGAAGAGTAACTGTCTCCTTACCAGCGTTGATAAGATCAGGGTCCTCCTGGCCCTTCTTGGGGTAAGGACCCAATCCCAAGATACCGTTCTCTGACTGAAGCATGACCTCAACAGAGGGATCCACGAAGTTAGGAGCCAGCATGGGCATACCAATACCCAAATTGGCGTACATGCCGTTCTTGAACTCCTTGGCAGCACGACGGACAATACGTTCACGCTTGTTGGCAGTGTCGCCCTTGCCCAAGGCCGCAGCATCCTTCTCTTCACCTTCCTCTTTCGCGAATGTGTATTTCTCAATCTTCTTGTCCGTAGTGCTCTGGATCACACGCTTGACGTAGATACCAGGCAGGTGCACAGCCGCGGGATCAAGCTCACCAACCTCAACGATGTTCTCAGCCTCGACAATCGTCATTTTTGCGTTACGGCCCATAGCACCGTTGAAGTTAGCCGCCGCATAGCGGAACTGGCAGTTACCCAGCTTATCGGCCTTCCACGCCTTCACGAACGCATAGTCACCCTTAATAGCCTCCTCCATGACATAGCTCTTGTTGTCAAAGACCTTGACATCCCGCGCCTTGCTGTACAGCGCCACAGTACCATCGGCGTTATGCTTCAACGGCAAGTCACCCGTCTGCACGACCGTTCCAAACGCAGCAGGCGTGTAGAAAGCAGGAATACCAGCACCGCCAGAGCGGCACCGCTCAGCGAGAGTTCCCTGAGGCGTCAACTCCAGCTCAATCTCACCGGTCAGGTACATTCGCTCGAAAGTCTTGTTCTCGCCAACATAACTGGCAATCATCTTTCTGATCTGCTTGGACTGCAGGAGCAGGCCCAGGCCCGAGCCATCGACACCGGCGTTGTTGCTGACTGCTGTCAGGCCTGTGATTGAGGGGTTTGCGCGCACGGCGTTGATGAGAGTATCGGGGACACCGGAGAGGCCGAAACCGCCTGCTAGAAGGGTGGAGTTGGATTTCATGTCTTTGATGGCCAGGTCGGCGGATGCGACGACTTTGTTGATTTCATACCGGCGGGCGCTGCTGGAGAATGTGCGGGCGAGGAATTTCTGGTGCTATTCGAAAGTTAGCAGTTGTAAATAGACGGTAAGGAAGTGTTATGTGTTTCCTTACCTTGCTGGGATCAGTCGAAAACTGCCTGGCGATGCGCAGGCAGGTCGCAAGTTGTGAAGACATGATGATCTCTGATGTATGAATCCGTCGGGTGTATCACACTATGAAAGACGCCTGTATTGACAGACAAATACAATGATAAACAGAATATGAGGAGAAGCGGGTTTTATATATACCCGCCGCAACAACCGCAACACAGCGGAAAGTGGCCGGTCCGACTCTCCGCATACCCCGGAAACCCCCCGCATTTGTATTGACAAAGCAGCTGATTGTATTATCCGGCGGATATTGTTGAAGAAGCTGTTGATTATTTCATGCTTAGATACATTCCTCTGATTCTTCTAACACTGTTTCTATATAACTTCTAGATTTCGTACTTCCAATCCTAACTACAAAGCTGTTTACGTAGATCGATCTCGGTCCGTCATTCCGCACTTGGTTGCCGACCGCACGTGCCGGTTCCGATTCGGAGTGCATATCGGAGTTTATCGTCGCCATCACTACTAACGTCTGTACCATGGAAATCGATGTAAACGGTCATAACATGATGGTATCTTCTGTTATGTACAGGCAAAACAAGACGTAACCCTCTAGCATGCAAAGAAAGCATATCATGTCATACACATATATCATGATCTCCTGGAGCATTATACAGttccagaaaaaaaaaagaaagaaagcttCCCCCATATTCGTAGAACACATCCTCCAGACAAGTAAACAGCAAAACTCGAGAAGAAAGTAAGACATTTTCATGTTAAATCCACCCGGACGTAACCGTTGTTGCTGCCCTCCAGCTCATCCACTCCCTTGCGTTTCAACGGATTATTCGCATTCGTATCCATGGGAGGTGGGAAAGACATCTTCTGTTTATCTACCACTGCGCATCGTTTGTGTTAGTCTGGGTATCGGATGGCCATTTCCCTTCATTTCCATAAGCTTTCTTCTCTTGAGTTAAGGAGGGGAGATCAGCCCCCGTACCTGGTGCGCCACCGCTTGCCTCGTCATATGCTGGTGGGTCCATGTTGACGTCTCCTTCTGTTGGCTGCTGTGAAGCCATGATAGCTTCTTGCATAGCGGTATCCTGTTCTGTTTCGGGAAATGTCTGGGCATTCGACTGAGGATCGACTATTTCCCGACAGACAGGGTTGACTAATCGGTCCTTCATGGTGTCGTTGACATATACGAGGAAATATGGCGTGGATGGGTTCTGTTCTTGCCGATCCTGGAAAATCTCAGATGGGTCTTGAACTTCTGTGACTTCGCTGTCGTTGTATTTCCGCCAGACGTTATTTTTGAAGTCGTAGATGTATATCCAGTAATGCCCGAAGCTTACTGAGCCACGATGGACGAAGACGGCGTACAATCTATAAGCCAGATGTCTATAATCGGCAAACTGGCTCGATATCATTGCTTGCGTGTCTCTGATCTCTTTCTCGATGTCTGGACCGTAGTCAGCATAGCCCAAGGATAGTGGTGCACTTGTGATATTTAAACTTACGACTCAGCTCGGTTTGTGTAATCTGAGAGAGCTGTCCCAGTTCAGATGCAAGCTGTGGATTGATATCCAGTGCGTCCTGTGCAGCCTCCGGGTCTTCTTTCATCGAGTTGAGATCATCGAGCAAGTCTTTGGTGCTACTAAACAGCGTCGGCATATCAAGCCCATCGCTCTCCTGTAGCACAGGTTAGGGTTAGCAATGCATGTATGAGACAAGAGCAGTATGACATACGTTCTTGCGCAACAAGTCCGCTCGTCGAGCTTCAAGCTTCTTCAAAGATTTCTTCCACCCCCAGCACTGTTCTCTTCGTTTCAGAATCTCGGGGTGCTGGGTATCCATGTACCGATCCAGGTAGATAGTTTCTTTCAAGTCGAGATGATGAGTGGATTTGAAAGAGCTCTTCTTTACCGGGTCAAATTGCACAcgctgtacttgtacttgaAGTACTGGAGGTAATTTGCTGATGGCACCGTATTGTTCGGCTATGGAATTGTCGATATTCACTTTCTGGACATCGAATGCGCCGTCAATTGCCGCGTATATATCACGGGATCCGGTGGCGACGTCTACTTTGATATCGCACCACCATTCCTCTCTTGACCTGACGTTCTTCTCCGTAGAGAGATAAGATTTGGTCCGTCCGTAGAATAAGCTGCGGAATTGTAAGTAAAATATCGATAGTCTTGACAAATATTGGTACATACTCCTTGATCTGGTCGAGCTGCTCGCCATCAGATGCAATCCCAATGGGCCTGATGGCGCATTGGCTCTGGAAAAGAACGTTATTGATCACCTCCGTCACGTCTTGCTGAGCCCCGATTTCCACCTCTTCTATGAGCTGCTTTTGCGGGTCCACCTGGGGAGTAGGTCGAGGAGGTACTGGCGGAGGTTGGCTAGGCGGTGCGATTGGGCCGTCTGCTGGCCCAAGGGGAGGCATGTCGCCATTGTTAGTAGTCTCGGGTGCATCGTTTTCCGAATTTTCCATGACAACATCGGTCTGCTGGGATGCATTTTCTTGATTATCCGCGTGGACGGCCGGTACACCCTGCTTGGTGGTCTCAGAAACAAGAGTAGCGTCACTATCGCCGTCGCTTATAGGCCGTCGAGGCCTCTCTGCCTCGGCGATGCCAGGGTTCTCGCTTGGGTCTCGTTTCTCAGCTTCCTCAGTAGTAGTCTGTGGAGGCCCGAGAGGGCCCAAGATTGGCATTCCGTCGACTTCCCCGAGACCTGAAGGCCTTCCGGCGGATATTGTTGATCGGCGACGGATTGCGGCCTCGTTGGATGGGCTGATTAAAGTCAATCGCGCCAATTCTTGCCCTGGAATAACGTAAGGCCTGGAGGAGTTGATCATATCATTGAAGAGAATTCGTAGTTCTCGAAGGACTGAGTAGGAGAGTCAGTATCTGCAGTCTGTTCTTTACATGGGGCTGAAGCTTACACTTCTGAGAACGCTCcacttcttgtttctgtacTTTGCGTGATCCGACTTGCTTTTTCTCGATACCTTCATCATCCACCTCCATACGAAAGTTCTCGAAATCAAGCACCATCTCACGGAACGGAAGTACAGAGAAGTAGAACTGGAGCAAGCTGTTGAGGTAACAGGTGTTTCCAATATTCTGTAACCCAACAGGCCACTCTGATATATTCCGTCCAGGTTGTGCAGCAGCACCGGGAACCATGCTGCTCAGCAGTGGACTCTCCCTGTCCTGTGCGATGAGACACAGAGCGCGGTTATATGTCTCGGCTTGAGCTGGAGCTTCATCAATGCAGATCGTATATGCTGCCATGATTGCTCCATCGTCGATGGTCCGGTCTGGGATTTGTAGGAGACGGTAGGCATCTGCGACGTCCATCTCGCCAGCACCCGCCTCGCCGGTTTGAAGGAAGTGCTTCAGGCCTTCCGATTTTCGAGATTGGGCAATGAGATCGACAGCTCTTCGTGCAAGGTCTCTGGTTGTGGGGTTGTCATTCACCTAGTACAACTATCAGTACTGATTCAATAAGTGAAGGCGCCTGATAATGATATGATACCTTTGCCGTATACATGGTGATAATAAAATCATCGGACGTCTTGTCATCAACACCCAAGAAAACCTGGGCTTGCTCAGCATTGGAGACCCCTATTTCCATCAGTCAGTTATCATGTCTATTCTGTATTTCACTTGTAAGTCAGAACTAACTGTCCTCTGCAGCGGACTTGATGCGTTCGCTCTTCCTACTGTCTCCTATCCTCCATAACTGCGTCCGGCTTTCAGTCTCCTGGCTAGTGGAGCTCAAGAAAGCATAAAACTTTCCAATAATACTGTCTTCAGTGAGACGGATATCGTCATGGCTGAGGCCAAAGTAACGATATGCTGTGACTATATCGTCGTCGGTATACTTTCCTTCCGCATAGGCGACCTGGACAGCCTGATCGATGATTGCTCCGTCCTCCCCACCCCTGAGCTCACCGATGGCTTTCAGGCATTGAAGGTAGAGCGATGTCCTGCCCGGATCTACCGAGACTTGTCGATTGAAGGCGTCAACAATTAGGGTCGATGACATGTTCTCGACAGCTCCCAAGTCTTCGTAGTACCTGGGTAATTGGTCAGACTGATGTTCAAGATCTTGGAGCTTGAGGGTAGACAAACGGTGCAGGTGCCATGGAAAAATCGTTTGATCGTGTTGTCTTGGGGTCTATTTACAGATTAGCCATGCGCGACTGGGAAGTGAGATATGTACTCACAGGCCAAAGCTTCTAACGCGTCAAGGAGGTCATCTGACgctggggagccaatagGATCTACTTGGTTGCCTCTTTTTTCCGATAATGGACGCTGCTCCATAAGCGCTGCCAGCTCATGCGCAACATCATCAAGGAAAATCTTTTGTTGATCCTGGTATGGGTATTCTGCCCATGGGTTTGGCCGGGGAGGGTCCCAAAGTCCTTCAGCCTCCTTGTTTGTATTAGAACAGTGCCGCCTATCGTGGATTGTAAGGATAAGTACTTACCTTGAATGTGAACCCTAAGAATTCCAGCAAGTCTCCACATGGCCGGCCCTCAACACCAAAGCAAGCCATGAATCTCTTGTTGACGGCCGATATCGACTTACTGCGCTGGACATCACGAATGGAATTTGTGATGTATATGCGCAAGTTGGCCAGCACGCTGATAGGAGGTGGCCGAGCGATCCCCTCCATACGCTCCGGATACGCAGCAATCGCCGCGTCTGTCCGCTCCGCCAGCAAGTCCACATCGGTCAACAGTCGCACCCAATCGTCCGCGAGGACAGGGCTCAAAACACGAACGGATGTCGTCGCTGAGCACGACAGATACGAGCATTCATAGTGGAACGATTCCGCAACCTGGCCCTTGGGTGTCACCTCGACGGGCGAAACACCACTCCTCTGCCTGCCCGACTTGTATACGAAGTGATGGATGTGGCCGGAGAGGTTTTGTCCGGATTGACCGATTGCGCCAGCGTAATTCACGATGACCTGGAGATGGGTACGGCATTTGGTACCCATCGCTGAGACTCTCGAAGGTGTTCCGGTGTTCCTTCTCTGATCCGGTTGCGACAGGAATGTCTGCATTTCCTTTCGCGCATATTGATGGCGACATGCTAACGGCGAGACGAAGTCTTGTGGGCCGTTGTAGTATTCAGGGTATACTGGGGGTACGTCAGAGAGCAGATTGCGGCCGGTGCCCGGGGGATGGGCGGGATCGTAGTCTTGAACATCCTGTACAAGACGAGGGGCAGTCTTGCCTATAGCGTATTAATTTGATGAAATCAGTACAGGTCCTTGGTTGGCGACAAGCTGGCTGGAATCTGGGAAGTACATACCGGACCTCTGCAGAGATGACATCGGGAGGCTCTTATGAGCTCACAGGTTCAGAAGGCCAGGCTAGACGAACAACTGATCAAACAAACTAACGTTCATCCATAGAACCAATAAGAGCGCTTCTGGTACTATTGCAACTGGGACTGGCGTTATCAATAAGCACTGGGCATTTATACACTTCGCAGATAGCGGGGAGCTCACCACACTTAAACGGCGGTACGATAGCAGTGCTCAACACCACCACAGCGCAAGCCAATAAATGTTCAAATAATTACACGACAAGAGTTCCTTTGAGTAAAAGATATCTTTGCGCTTTGAGAGCTCGCGTCGAACTGTGCAGAGCTGTAGTTGTTTAGCGCTCTCCATGGAGCTTCATTGTAGCTCAAGGAAAGCGGTGTCCCACGGCAGAACCGCCCTTCCAAATTCCGAATCAATCACCGGACCGCCGGCCAACAACTACGAGAGCAGGCAgaccatccaccatccctcCACACCCTCGACAGCCACCATGGCCGCGGAACACACAGAAACCCACTACCATCCTCACGATGCGATCGGTGCGGCAATGAAGGCGACCACCCTCACTGGTGGGGTTGGTCTCTTCGCGGCCGCCGTGCAGAACACCTTGACCAAGCAGAATGTCGGACCACTGGGAATCTTCTTCAAGAGCGGCGGCACAATCGGTATTTTCGGTATGGATACGGATCCTGTGGAAGGGGTATAATGAGGGAGTTAGGAATTGTGGCTAACGAGAATTGATTGTAGCGGCAATGGGTGGTACCTATGAGTTCGTGAAGACCGCATCGGCGAACCTGCGAGAGAAGGAAGACCACTGGAACGTGGCGATTGGAGGTTTCTTCTCTGGTGCCATTCTGGGTTTGCGAGGTGCGTACAGTCTCTGTCCTTTCTTGATATCGCGCTCTGTAACTCGGCTCTAATCATACATTCGTTACAGCCCGGACATTCCCTGCCTTGATGGGCTACGGCGCTGGCTtggccattggtatgagcgGATTCAACTACGCTGGCGGTCTGTGGGGATACAAGAGAGACAAGGACCTCTCGGTCGACGAATTTGAGCGCCGTACACAATTGCGGAAGAACTACCGGActcctggggaacagactTTGGCTGAGCTGGGCGAGGGACGAGGTATATGGTCTTGATATGAGATGGTATGGAACGGTGCTAACTGGTATGATATAGGTCTCTACGGCCCTGGCTACGCGGAGAGACGGCGTGAGAGAATCAAGGAAGCATACGGCTATGACGTCCCCACGACCCAGGCACCAGCATCATGAAAAGGAACGGTTGGATGTGTTTTGTTCGGCGTGCTTTCTGTAAATTATCACCATACCAATTCGTTTGCAATAAAACCGTTTCTTTGTGGCGCTGCGGTTCAAATGGATTTTCTATAAAGTAGGGTGGAGACATGATAGGGACGTTAGAACGTCTTTAGGGATGTCCTAGCCATAACGGACCGTACTCCGTAAGCACCTTATTCTTGGTAAGTGTCCGTGTTGACAGTCAACATGTTCTACAGCGCTGGTCGAGTATGTGGTGTCGCGAGTGGCAGCCAATCAGGGACAAGGTTATCAAATCAACGAGAGCAGGACtcttactccgtacatagtCGATCAATCGCATTCCCGTCGATAGTATAGAATTCTCCAAGCATTTGCTACACTTTATGCGCAGATGCAAGGAATCATAGCTTCCTATATGTACGGAGTGTGCAGCGAGTGCCAAGGGTATGGTCTCCTTCTACATTGTCACGTGATTTTAACGTCAGTATGTGCAGTACAAAGTATTCTTGTACTCTAACTAGAGGC from Aspergillus chevalieri M1 DNA, chromosome 1, nearly complete sequence includes the following:
- a CDS encoding ubiquinol-cytochrome c reductase complex assembly factor 2 (COG:S;~EggNog:ENOG410PTDX;~InterPro:IPR037653;~go_component: GO:0005739 - mitochondrion [Evidence IEA];~go_function: GO:0043022 - ribosome binding [Evidence IEA];~go_process: GO:0034551 - mitochondrial respiratory chain complex III assembly [Evidence IEA];~go_process: GO:0070131 - positive regulation of mitochondrial translation [Evidence IEA]), whose translation is MAKPPVRPQTLQTRISHLLSHWPSDPVRPASVSVQTYLQTRLSQISPQDAAASQQQQHLPQNHQPQEMSEASLNALASLLEDRYTRRYPLSPKLRRPASNPDHYDNVVKEFEEAPSRDWFGRLGKRLKGLLRFS
- a CDS encoding 3-oxoacid CoA-transferase (COG:C;~EggNog:ENOG410PMDR;~InterPro:IPR004165,IPR004164,IPR012792,IPR012791, IPR037171,IPR014388;~PFAM:PF01144;~go_function: GO:0008410 - CoA-transferase activity [Evidence IEA];~go_process: GO:0046952 - ketone body catabolic process [Evidence IEA]), with the protein product MSSQLATCLRIARQFSTDPSKHQKFLARTFSSSARRYEINKVVASADLAIKDMKSNSTLLAGGFGLSGVPDTLINAVRANPSITGLTAVSNNAGVDGSGLGLLLQSKQIRKMIASYVGENKTFERMYLTGEIELELTPQGTLAERCRSGGAGIPAFYTPAAFGTVVQTGDLPLKHNADGTVALYSKARDVKVFDNKSYVMEEAIKGDYAFVKAWKADKLGNCQFRYAAANFNGAMGRNAKMTIVEAENIVEVGELDPAAVHLPGIYVKRVIQSTTDKKIEKYTFAKEEGEEKDAAALGKGDTANKRERIVRRAAKEFKNGMYANLGIGMPMLAPNFVDPSVEVMLQSENGILGLGPYPKKGQEDPDLINAGKETVTLLPGAAVFGSDESFGMIRSGRVNLTILGAMQVSAKGDLANWMLPGKIKGFGGAMDLVSNPSATKVVVTMEHTDKKGNPKIVKNCEFPLTGKTCVSRIITDLCVFDVDFTNGLTLIELADGVTVDEVKAKTEAPFKVADDLKPML
- the UBP2 gene encoding ubiquitin-specific protease UBP2 (BUSCO:EOG092604S1;~COG:O;~EggNog:ENOG410PGYH;~InterPro:IPR025305,IPR001394,IPR018200,IPR028889, IPR038765;~MEROPS:MER0000865;~PFAM:PF13446,PF00443;~go_function: GO:0004843 - thiol-dependent ubiquitin-specific protease activity [Evidence IEA];~go_process: GO:0006511 - ubiquitin-dependent protein catabolic process [Evidence IEA];~go_process: GO:0016579 - protein deubiquitination [Evidence IEA]), giving the protein MSSLQRSGKTAPRLVQDVQDYDPAHPPGTGRNLLSDVPPVYPEYYNGPQDFVSPLACRHQYARKEMQTFLSQPDQRRNTGTPSRVSAMGTKCRTHLQVIVNYAGAIGQSGQNLSGHIHHFVYKSGRQRSGVSPVEVTPKGQVAESFHYECSYLSCSATTSVRVLSPVLADDWVRLLTDVDLLAERTDAAIAAYPERMEGIARPPPISVLANLRIYITNSIRDVQRSKSISAVNKRFMACFGVEGRPCGDLLEFLGFTFKEAEGLWDPPRPNPWAEYPYQDQQKIFLDDVAHELAALMEQRPLSEKRGNQVDPIGSPASDDLLDALEALAYPKTTRSNDFSMAPAPYYEDLGAVENMSSTLIVDAFNRQVSVDPGRTSLYLQCLKAIGELRGGEDGAIIDQAVQVAYAEGKYTDDDIVTAYRYFGLSHDDIRLTEDSIIGKFYAFLSSTSQETESRTQLWRIGDSRKSERIKSAAEDRVSNAEQAQVFLGVDDKTSDDFIITMYTAKVNDNPTTRDLARRAVDLIAQSRKSEGLKHFLQTGEAGAGEMDVADAYRLLQIPDRTIDDGAIMAAYTICIDEAPAQAETYNRALCLIAQDRESPLLSSMVPGAAAQPGRNISEWPVGLQNIGNTCYLNSLLQFYFSVLPFREMVLDFENFRMEVDDEGIEKKQVGSRKVQKQEVERSQKFLRELRILFNDMINSSRPYVIPGQELARLTLISPSNEAAIRRRSTISAGRPSGLGEVDGMPILGPLGPPQTTTEEAEKRDPSENPGIAEAERPRRPISDGDSDATLVSETTKQGVPAVHADNQENASQQTDVVMENSENDAPETTNNGDMPPLGPADGPIAPPSQPPPVPPRPTPQVDPQKQLIEEVEIGAQQDVTEVINNVLFQSQCAIRPIGIASDGEQLDQIKDLFYGRTKSYLSTEKNVRSREEWWCDIKVDVATGSRDIYAAIDGAFDVQKVNIDNSIAEQYGAISKLPPVLQVQVQRVQFDPVKKSSFKSTHHLDLKETIYLDRYMDTQHPEILKRREQCWGWKKSLKKLEARRADLLRKNESDGLDMPTLFSSTKDLLDDLNSMKEDPEAAQDALDINPQLASELGQLSQITQTELSHIEKEIRDTQAMISSQFADYRHLAYRLYAVFVHRGSVSFGHYWIYIYDFKNNVWRKYNDSEVTEVQDPSEIFQDRQEQNPSTPYFLVYVNDTMKDRLVNPVCREIVDPQSNAQTFPETEQDTAMQEAIMASQQPTEGDVNMDPPAYDEASGGAPGTGADLPSLTQEKKAYGNEGKWPSDTQTNTNDAQW
- a CDS encoding Tim17/Tim22/Tim23/Pmp24 family protein (COG:O;~EggNog:ENOG410PNSI;~TransMembrane:2 (i133-150o156-179i)), whose protein sequence is MELHCSSRKAVSHGRTALPNSESITGPPANNYESRQTIHHPSTPSTATMAAEHTETHYHPHDAIGAAMKATTLTGGVGLFAAAVQNTLTKQNVGPLGIFFKSGGTIGIFAAMGGTYEFVKTASANLREKEDHWNVAIGGFFSGAILGLRARTFPALMGYGAGLAIGMSGFNYAGGLWGYKRDKDLSVDEFERRTQLRKNYRTPGEQTLAELGEGRGLYGPGYAERRRERIKEAYGYDVPTTQAPAS